Proteins encoded by one window of Nitrincola iocasae:
- a CDS encoding ABC transporter permease gives MSFVAFWLASIPVSALPLLLACLGLILSERTGVVNLGAEGYMAVGAMTGAVVTLLSGSPWLGAGAGLLAGGGLGLLFALSVAVLKADQILSGLAVMAIGLGLSGFIGRHWVHQPFEGMNAPDLPGLQQLPLLGGLLFKQPLLAWVSILLVILIAWVLHKTRFGLRFTAVGEDPAAADNAGVSVPGMQVLAGILCGALCGLGGAYLSVASAHVWVDNMVAGRGWIALALVVFARWRPGRALIGALLFGAVDMLLPRLQAQGLPVPVYLMGMLPYLLTILVLVLAARSRYRDEPAALGVTYLRQDRH, from the coding sequence ATGAGTTTTGTCGCATTTTGGTTGGCCAGTATTCCCGTCTCTGCCTTACCGCTGTTGCTCGCTTGCCTGGGGCTGATTTTGTCTGAACGGACTGGCGTGGTGAACCTGGGAGCTGAAGGTTATATGGCCGTCGGGGCCATGACCGGTGCGGTGGTGACCCTGCTATCCGGATCGCCCTGGTTGGGCGCAGGTGCAGGGTTGCTGGCCGGTGGCGGTCTTGGATTGCTGTTCGCGCTTTCAGTGGCGGTGCTTAAAGCCGATCAGATACTCAGTGGCTTGGCGGTGATGGCCATCGGGCTGGGCCTCTCGGGTTTTATCGGGCGTCATTGGGTGCATCAGCCTTTTGAGGGCATGAATGCGCCCGATCTGCCTGGACTACAGCAGCTTCCTCTGTTGGGTGGATTACTGTTTAAGCAGCCGTTGCTGGCCTGGGTGTCTATTTTGCTGGTGATACTGATTGCCTGGGTGCTGCATAAAACACGCTTTGGCCTGCGCTTCACCGCTGTTGGCGAAGACCCTGCCGCGGCAGATAATGCCGGTGTCTCTGTTCCCGGCATGCAGGTGTTGGCAGGCATCCTGTGTGGTGCTTTGTGTGGACTGGGTGGTGCCTATCTCTCGGTAGCCAGTGCCCATGTCTGGGTTGACAATATGGTTGCCGGACGAGGCTGGATAGCCCTGGCGCTGGTGGTATTTGCCCGTTGGCGGCCTGGTCGAGCATTGATAGGTGCGTTGCTGTTTGGCGCTGTCGACATGTTATTGCCGAGGTTGCAGGCGCAAGGGTTACCGGTGCCGGTGTATTTGATGGGCATGCTCCCTTATCTGCTGACCATACTGGTGTTGGTGCTGGCGGCACGTTCACGTTATCGCGATGAACCGGCGGCACTGGGCGTAACCTATTTACGCCAGGACCGTCATTAG
- a CDS encoding PucR family transcriptional regulator, translating to MALTIADVFDLPGLDSMVLRAGVAGVHSQVRWPYVAENESIAEWVMGGELVFVTGINHVRDEANLLQLVEQGHQRHIAGLVILTGQEYIRAIPDRVIRRADQLGLPLIEQPYQLKMVVVTQAVGVALVEAQMRGRSRLQVLEQLLEGDPVAMDTLCLRAQRLGIPIDSPRQVLVARLDGSDALIERYGSAAAERQLQSSQAQVTRALAAWQASLDPVLPVLQQGDQWILLLPEAKENPELRREHLAQWLAEHNQTLAPLRLCLGLGSPGKDVSEWALGLYQARQALVAAQAFPDRLGLCSFDEMGTLALLAGIRDRSILDRFVSENLGAVLNADKGPEPVLIPTLEAWFQVNGNLVLAAARLGVHRNTMTARLQRIESMLGGSLEDPNHRLSLAMALQIWRLSPTRRIRSTR from the coding sequence ATGGCTTTGACCATTGCCGATGTATTTGATTTACCCGGGCTGGATTCCATGGTACTGCGCGCAGGCGTTGCCGGGGTTCACTCTCAGGTGCGCTGGCCCTATGTGGCCGAGAATGAGTCTATCGCTGAATGGGTGATGGGCGGTGAGCTAGTCTTTGTCACCGGGATCAATCATGTGCGTGATGAAGCCAATTTACTGCAACTGGTGGAGCAAGGTCATCAGCGTCATATCGCTGGCTTAGTGATTCTGACCGGACAGGAATACATTCGCGCTATTCCAGACAGGGTGATTCGCCGTGCCGACCAATTAGGCTTACCTCTGATTGAACAACCCTATCAGTTAAAAATGGTGGTGGTGACCCAGGCTGTCGGGGTTGCGCTGGTGGAAGCACAGATGCGTGGGCGCTCACGCTTGCAGGTGCTGGAACAGTTGCTAGAAGGTGATCCAGTAGCCATGGATACTCTGTGCCTGAGAGCGCAGCGCCTGGGCATACCAATAGACTCTCCACGCCAAGTGTTGGTCGCTCGTCTGGATGGCAGCGATGCTCTGATCGAGCGTTATGGCAGTGCCGCCGCTGAGCGACAGTTGCAGTCCAGTCAGGCACAAGTGACCCGGGCACTGGCCGCCTGGCAAGCCAGTCTTGACCCAGTGCTGCCGGTGCTACAGCAAGGTGATCAGTGGATCCTGTTACTGCCAGAGGCGAAGGAAAACCCAGAATTACGCCGCGAGCACTTGGCGCAGTGGTTGGCGGAACATAATCAGACCTTGGCCCCGCTACGTTTATGCCTGGGATTGGGGAGTCCGGGCAAAGATGTATCCGAATGGGCGCTCGGGCTTTACCAGGCCCGTCAGGCATTGGTTGCCGCACAGGCCTTTCCTGATCGTCTGGGGTTGTGTAGCTTTGACGAGATGGGCACGCTGGCGCTACTGGCGGGTATTCGTGATCGCAGCATTCTGGATCGCTTTGTCAGCGAAAACCTGGGCGCCGTATTGAATGCTGATAAAGGCCCTGAACCGGTATTGATTCCCACCCTTGAAGCCTGGTTTCAGGTTAACGGCAACCTGGTATTGGCTGCTGCCCGGTTAGGGGTGCATCGCAATACCATGACTGCTCGGCTGCAGCGTATAGAGTCTATGCTGGGTGGCAGTCTTGAGGATCCCAATCACCGCTTGAGCCTGGCAATGGCACTGCAAATCTGGCGGCTGTCTCCCACCCGAAGGATACGCTCAACACGATGA